One Cellulosimicrobium protaetiae genomic region harbors:
- a CDS encoding lipid II:glycine glycyltransferase FemX, which yields MHDANLTIRTVSDRASWDARVNELGGHPLQLWGWGEVKATGAWTPHRVEAVDADGRVHGLAQVLVRSLPAQFKALCHVPRGPVIAPSGADGWGAGPGVGDDATRDALTRAVVAWCKSTVGGVGVTIEPDWPVGTHLALPDARPAANPILYPVTLILDLTKSEDELTKAMGKSTRYDIRKAARTGLEVRRVTDEAEVRQVLDVYHETAERAGFALHDDEYYLAIHRELGEHSVLVAAFSEGAPVSFVWCVSSATTSFELYGGINDAGRKLRANAPVKWHAITLAQEAGLVRYDMNGLLNDGISEFKRSFAQHDDELVHSVDVPFSMWYSAWNKGLPTAKKVVRKLRGSR from the coding sequence GTGCACGACGCGAACCTGACGATCCGGACAGTCTCCGACCGCGCCTCCTGGGACGCCCGGGTGAACGAGCTCGGCGGCCACCCCCTCCAGCTCTGGGGCTGGGGCGAGGTCAAGGCCACGGGCGCGTGGACCCCGCACCGCGTGGAGGCGGTGGACGCCGACGGCCGCGTCCACGGTCTGGCACAGGTGCTGGTGCGGTCGCTGCCGGCGCAGTTCAAGGCCCTGTGCCACGTGCCGCGCGGGCCCGTGATCGCGCCGTCGGGAGCCGACGGCTGGGGCGCCGGGCCGGGCGTGGGCGACGACGCGACGCGCGACGCGTTGACCCGGGCGGTCGTCGCGTGGTGCAAGTCGACGGTCGGGGGCGTGGGCGTCACGATCGAGCCCGACTGGCCGGTCGGGACGCACCTCGCGCTGCCCGACGCACGCCCGGCGGCGAACCCGATCCTCTACCCGGTCACGCTGATCCTCGACCTCACGAAGTCCGAGGACGAGCTGACCAAGGCCATGGGCAAGTCGACGCGGTACGACATCCGCAAGGCAGCGCGCACCGGGCTCGAGGTGCGCCGCGTGACGGACGAGGCCGAGGTGCGCCAGGTGCTCGACGTCTACCACGAGACCGCCGAGCGCGCGGGCTTCGCGCTGCACGACGACGAGTACTACCTCGCGATCCACCGCGAGCTCGGCGAGCACTCGGTGCTCGTCGCCGCGTTCTCCGAGGGCGCCCCCGTGTCGTTCGTGTGGTGCGTGTCGTCGGCGACGACGTCGTTCGAGCTCTACGGCGGCATCAACGACGCGGGACGCAAGCTGCGCGCCAACGCCCCGGTGAAGTGGCACGCGATCACGCTCGCGCAGGAGGCCGGGCTCGTCCGGTACGACATGAACGGGCTGCTCAACGACGGGATCAGCGAGTTCAAGCGCAGCTTCGCGCAGCACGACGACGAGCTCGTGCACAGCGTCGACGTGCCGTTCTCGATGTGGTACTCGGCATGGAACAAGGGCCTGCCGACCGCGAAGAAGGTCGTGCGCAAGCTCCGCGGGAGCCGCTGA